The Prevotella sp. E9-3 genome has a window encoding:
- the rho gene encoding transcription termination factor Rho yields MYTKEQLEQMEPAQLLSVAAELGVEVSQDDELEKVVYAILDQAAIDSASGSSAIKRKRTRIAKKDTDKVYSVNGKSGENLDSKTSNDKIEQPSLFSDNPVAVETNETVEPAPALPKHRGRKSKAELAAIAEAEAMKNAESESKPAVEEVSLDSVIPEAEENFELPTSDEQANSEMLEQLQEKMSQYQVSAPIEEEIDFEANPDGVWAGDPGDGTDFIPIIDLPIEDQAAIPTLDIFDRPVIQHSEQAYQPVNTPIVAAQNNAYDFEDFITGNGVLEILQDGYGFLRSSDYNYLSSPDDIYVAPQQIKKYGLKTGDVVDCTVRPPHDGEKYFAMSSVNMINGRNPSEVRDRVSFEHLTPLFPEEKFVLCGDPSTTNPSTRIVDLFSPIGKGQRALIVAQPKTGKTILMKDIANAIAANHPEAYIMMLLIDERPEEVTDMSRTVNAEVIASTFDEPSDRHVKIAGIVLEKAKRMVECGHDVVIFLDSITRLARAYNTVSPASGKVLTGGVDANALQKPKRFFGAARKIEGGGSLTIIATALVDTGSKMDEVIFEEFKGTGNSEIQLSRSLSNKRVFPAIDLVQSSTRRDDLLQSATTLNRMWIIRKFIAEMNPIEAMNTVRDRLVQSRNNEEFLLSMNG; encoded by the coding sequence ATGTATACAAAAGAACAATTAGAACAGATGGAACCTGCCCAGCTGCTAAGTGTTGCAGCCGAATTGGGTGTTGAAGTGTCTCAGGATGACGAACTTGAAAAAGTTGTTTATGCAATTCTGGATCAAGCTGCCATTGACAGTGCATCAGGCTCATCAGCCATCAAGCGTAAACGCACCAGAATAGCTAAGAAAGATACAGACAAAGTATATAGTGTTAATGGAAAGTCAGGAGAGAATCTTGATTCTAAGACTTCTAACGATAAAATAGAACAGCCATCACTCTTTAGCGATAATCCAGTAGCGGTAGAAACTAACGAGACTGTTGAACCCGCGCCTGCGTTACCTAAACATCGCGGTAGAAAATCAAAGGCCGAACTGGCAGCAATCGCCGAAGCTGAAGCTATGAAGAATGCAGAAAGTGAAAGCAAACCAGCAGTAGAAGAAGTATCTCTTGATTCTGTAATTCCTGAAGCAGAAGAGAATTTCGAACTTCCGACTTCAGATGAACAGGCCAATTCTGAGATGCTGGAACAATTGCAGGAGAAGATGTCTCAATATCAGGTTTCAGCACCAATTGAAGAAGAAATTGACTTCGAAGCTAATCCTGACGGCGTATGGGCAGGAGATCCAGGTGATGGTACTGATTTTATTCCTATTATCGACCTTCCTATAGAAGATCAGGCTGCTATTCCTACCCTCGATATTTTCGACCGCCCCGTTATACAGCATTCTGAACAGGCATACCAGCCCGTAAACACTCCGATTGTTGCTGCTCAAAACAATGCCTACGACTTTGAGGACTTTATCACTGGAAATGGCGTTTTGGAGATTCTGCAGGATGGTTATGGCTTCCTTCGCTCCAGTGACTATAATTATCTGTCTTCGCCCGATGATATCTATGTGGCTCCACAGCAGATTAAGAAATATGGTTTGAAAACAGGTGATGTAGTAGATTGTACCGTTCGTCCTCCACACGATGGTGAGAAATATTTTGCTATGTCGTCTGTTAACATGATTAACGGGCGCAATCCTTCTGAAGTGCGTGATCGTGTTTCGTTCGAACACCTTACTCCTCTCTTTCCGGAAGAGAAATTCGTGTTGTGTGGCGATCCTTCAACCACCAATCCCTCTACTCGTATTGTTGACCTTTTTTCACCTATAGGTAAAGGTCAGCGTGCACTAATTGTAGCTCAGCCAAAGACTGGTAAGACAATCTTGATGAAAGATATTGCCAATGCTATTGCGGCTAACCATCCAGAAGCATACATCATGATGCTGCTCATCGACGAACGTCCTGAGGAGGTGACAGACATGAGTCGTACTGTGAATGCAGAAGTGATAGCCTCAACCTTTGACGAGCCTTCAGATCGTCATGTGAAGATTGCAGGCATTGTGCTGGAAAAAGCAAAACGAATGGTAGAGTGTGGCCATGATGTGGTAATTTTTCTTGATTCTATTACTCGATTGGCCCGTGCCTACAATACTGTTTCTCCTGCTAGCGGAAAGGTTCTTACTGGTGGCGTTGATGCTAATGCCCTGCAAAAGCCTAAGCGCTTCTTCGGTGCTGCACGAAAGATTGAAGGTGGCGGCTCACTCACTATCATTGCTACAGCTTTGGTAGATACTGGTTCAAAGATGGATGAGGTAATCTTTGAGGAATTCAAGGGTACAGGTAACTCTGAAATCCAGCTCTCACGTTCTCTGTCTAATAAACGAGTATTCCCCGCTATTGATCTTGTACAGTCGAGTACGCGTCGTGACGATCTGCTGCAGAGTGCTACTACACTCAACCGTATGTGGATCATCAGAAAGTTCATTGCCGAGATGAATCCTATTGAAGCTATGAATACGGTTCGCGATAGATTGGTACAGTCGCGCAACAATGAGGAATTCCTGCTTTCAATGAATGGATAA
- a CDS encoding hybrid sensor histidine kinase/response regulator produces the protein MEQNLESQINRSDYKILIVDDVVSNVLLLKILLTNEKFQVCTANCGNMCIEQAKAEKPDLILLDVMMPDISGFDTAVILKKDPATAGIPIIFLTALNNPSDLVHGFQVGANDFLTKPFNKEELVVRVMHQIALVAAKRMIEKQNEELRATISNRDKMYSVIAHDLRSPMASIRMVLNLVVSAVSRDQLGPELFDLLDKANRESEECHDLLDNLLKWTKSQTGRLTVVLQDLDLNDIIPGVVDIFEMIAMTKKIKLQYQGTPMKVRADNDMLKTIVRNFMSNAIKFSPEESTIDISLSKEGKFAKVSIRDHGVGIAPERLGDIFRKGETTYGTGGEEGSGLGLQLCADFSRKIGGDVMVESTLGEGSTFSVLIPLIS, from the coding sequence ATGGAACAAAACTTAGAATCTCAGATTAACCGATCTGACTACAAAATATTGATTGTTGACGACGTTGTTAGTAACGTGTTGCTTCTGAAAATTCTACTTACCAACGAGAAGTTTCAGGTGTGCACTGCTAATTGCGGTAACATGTGTATAGAGCAGGCTAAAGCTGAAAAGCCAGATTTGATTCTTCTTGATGTTATGATGCCAGATATTAGCGGTTTTGATACTGCTGTTATCTTGAAAAAGGATCCTGCTACAGCAGGAATTCCTATTATTTTCCTAACCGCTCTAAATAATCCCAGCGATTTGGTGCATGGATTCCAGGTTGGTGCAAATGACTTCCTCACAAAGCCATTTAATAAGGAAGAACTTGTAGTGCGCGTCATGCACCAGATAGCATTGGTAGCAGCCAAGCGAATGATTGAAAAACAGAACGAAGAGTTGCGTGCCACTATTAGCAACCGTGATAAGATGTATTCTGTTATTGCTCATGATCTGCGCTCTCCAATGGCATCTATCAGAATGGTTCTCAACCTTGTGGTGTCTGCTGTTTCGCGTGATCAGTTAGGTCCTGAGTTGTTTGATCTGCTTGACAAAGCCAATCGCGAATCGGAAGAATGTCACGACTTGTTGGATAACTTGCTGAAGTGGACAAAGAGTCAGACAGGAAGGCTCACCGTAGTGTTGCAGGATTTGGATCTCAACGATATTATTCCTGGTGTTGTTGATATATTCGAAATGATTGCCATGACCAAGAAGATAAAACTTCAGTATCAGGGAACACCTATGAAGGTGCGTGCCGACAATGATATGCTGAAGACGATTGTCAGAAACTTCATGTCGAACGCTATAAAGTTTAGCCCAGAAGAATCAACTATTGATATATCCCTGAGTAAAGAAGGCAAATTTGCAAAAGTAAGTATTAGAGACCACGGAGTAGGTATTGCGCCTGAGCGTTTGGGGGATATATTTAGAAAAGGTGAGACAACGTATGGAACAGGTGGTGAGGAAGGTTCAGGACTGGGACTTCAGTTGTGTGCCGATTTCTCACGCAAGATAGGAGGCGACGTGATGGTAGAATCTACATTAGGTGAAGGATCTACCTTTAGTGTCCTTATACCATTAATCAGTTGA
- the feoB gene encoding ferrous iron transport protein B — MKLSELKTGESGIIVKVQGHGGFRKRIIEMGFVKGKQVEVLLNAPLQDPVKYKVLGYEVSLRRQEAEMIEVVTVSEQTAKMTAASNDYHSNTETEKPVNVVSHKHDYLNSSLHKDDYLQHVAFERRRTINVALIGNPNCGKTSLFNFASGAHGHVGNYSGVTVDASEAHASMFGYEFNLIDLPGTYSLSCYSPEELYVRKYLIEQMPDVVINVIDSSNLERNLYLTTQLVDMDLRMVGALNMYDEFQRRGDNVNLDTLSTLFGMPIVPTSFKTGDGVKELFKAVIQVYEGASSKARHLHINYGHEIEAGISKIQQYLKADEHIRQRYSTRYLAIKLLENDDHATQYVNQHFAEEHRVDDRKKLLIARNQAAQRVLEETGNDAETAIMDAKYGFINGALTEAEYITGTKEDTYRTTHLLDRILSNKYLGFPIFFLILFVMFQTTFALGQYPMDWIDELVNMLGNWVGQTMSDGPLRSLVVDGAIAGVGAVIVFMPQILILYFFISLMEDSGYMARAAFIMDRLMHKMGLHGKSFIPLIMGFGCNVPAVMATRTIESRRSRIITMLILPFMSCSARLPIYIMIVGTFFSIQARSWVMLSLYFIGIVVSVIMSKLFSVFVFKGEDTPFVMELPPYRWPTAKAIARHTWEKCKEYLKKMGGIILVASVLVWALEYFPHDESLTQQQQQEQSFIGRMGKTIEPVFTPQGFNWKLDVSLIAGVGAKEIVASTIGVLYSGDDSFADDDSFSEDNLKYMVLRQQMLADGVTPLAAYCYLLFVLLYFPCIATIVAIKHETASWRWALFAAGYTTLTAWVVSALVYQIGSLFL, encoded by the coding sequence ATGAAACTCTCAGAGTTGAAAACAGGCGAGAGCGGTATCATTGTCAAGGTTCAAGGACACGGCGGATTCCGCAAACGCATCATTGAGATGGGCTTTGTAAAGGGCAAGCAGGTGGAAGTTCTGCTCAATGCTCCTTTACAAGATCCCGTGAAGTATAAGGTATTGGGCTATGAAGTGTCACTGCGTAGGCAAGAAGCCGAAATGATTGAGGTGGTGACCGTGAGCGAACAAACAGCCAAAATGACTGCTGCAAGCAATGACTATCACTCAAATACAGAGACGGAAAAGCCTGTTAATGTAGTATCACACAAGCATGATTACCTGAATTCTTCACTACATAAGGACGATTATTTGCAGCATGTGGCCTTTGAACGCCGCCGTACTATCAATGTTGCTCTTATAGGAAATCCAAACTGCGGAAAAACCTCACTTTTCAACTTTGCTTCGGGTGCTCATGGACATGTGGGAAATTATTCTGGCGTAACCGTCGATGCATCTGAGGCTCACGCTTCCATGTTTGGCTATGAGTTTAACCTTATAGATTTGCCTGGAACCTATTCGCTCTCTTGTTATTCGCCAGAAGAGCTGTATGTCAGGAAATACCTGATTGAACAAATGCCCGATGTGGTAATCAATGTGATTGACTCCAGCAATCTGGAACGTAATCTCTATCTTACCACCCAGCTTGTTGACATGGACTTGAGAATGGTAGGCGCACTGAACATGTACGACGAGTTTCAGCGGAGAGGCGATAATGTGAACCTTGACACGCTTTCCACGCTCTTCGGTATGCCTATTGTGCCTACATCGTTCAAAACGGGTGATGGAGTGAAAGAACTGTTTAAGGCCGTTATCCAGGTGTATGAAGGCGCCAGCAGTAAAGCCCGCCATCTGCACATCAACTATGGGCACGAAATAGAAGCCGGCATCAGCAAAATTCAGCAGTATCTTAAGGCTGACGAGCATATCCGTCAGCGCTATTCAACCCGCTATCTGGCTATCAAGCTGCTGGAAAACGATGATCACGCCACACAGTATGTTAATCAGCACTTTGCCGAAGAACACCGCGTTGACGATCGTAAAAAACTGCTCATAGCGCGCAATCAAGCTGCCCAGCGAGTGCTGGAAGAAACCGGTAACGATGCTGAGACGGCCATCATGGATGCTAAATACGGTTTCATCAACGGAGCCCTTACAGAAGCCGAATATATTACAGGTACCAAGGAAGATACATATCGTACTACCCACCTGCTGGATCGCATTCTGTCGAATAAGTATCTCGGATTCCCAATCTTCTTCCTCATCCTGTTTGTCATGTTCCAAACCACCTTTGCCTTAGGACAGTATCCTATGGACTGGATAGACGAACTGGTCAACATGCTGGGTAATTGGGTGGGGCAGACTATGTCTGACGGCCCTCTGCGCTCGCTTGTAGTAGATGGAGCCATAGCTGGTGTGGGTGCAGTAATCGTGTTCATGCCCCAGATACTGATACTATACTTCTTCATCTCGCTGATGGAGGATTCGGGCTATATGGCTAGGGCGGCTTTTATCATGGACCGGCTGATGCACAAAATGGGATTGCATGGAAAATCGTTCATACCGCTCATTATGGGATTCGGATGTAACGTGCCCGCAGTAATGGCTACACGAACAATAGAAAGCCGTCGCTCGCGCATCATCACCATGCTCATATTGCCCTTTATGTCGTGCTCAGCTCGTCTTCCCATTTATATCATGATCGTTGGCACATTCTTCTCCATTCAGGCACGCTCATGGGTGATGTTGTCGCTCTATTTCATCGGCATCGTAGTGTCAGTGATTATGAGCAAACTCTTCTCGGTATTTGTGTTTAAAGGCGAAGATACCCCCTTTGTAATGGAACTGCCCCCATACCGTTGGCCCACAGCTAAGGCTATAGCCCGTCATACCTGGGAGAAATGTAAGGAATACCTGAAAAAAATGGGTGGTATCATCCTTGTGGCAAGTGTTCTGGTTTGGGCACTCGAATACTTCCCCCACGATGAATCGCTCACTCAGCAGCAACAGCAAGAGCAGAGCTTCATAGGACGGATGGGTAAAACTATCGAACCCGTATTTACACCACAGGGATTCAATTGGAAACTTGATGTGAGTCTCATAGCCGGCGTGGGGGCTAAGGAAATTGTGGCTTCAACCATAGGCGTGCTTTACAGCGGCGATGACTCTTTTGCTGATGATGACAGTTTCAGCGAAGACAATTTAAAGTATATGGTGTTGCGCCAACAGATGCTCGCCGATGGCGTCACACCGCTTGCTGCCTATTGTTATCTACTGTTTGTACTGCTCTACTTCCCTTGCATAGCTACTATCGTGGCTATCAAGCATGAAACGGCTTCATGGCGATGGGCACTTTTCGCTGCAGGCTATACTACACTCACGGCTTGGGTTGTCTCTGCTTTGGTTTATCAAATAGGAAGTCTCTTCTTGTAA
- the pfkA gene encoding 6-phosphofructokinase, translating to MVKIKTVGILTSGGDAPGMNAAIRAVTRAGIYNGFMIKGIYRGYDGLIKGEVETLTTENVSGIITRGGTILKTARSKEFMTKEGMDKAYQTCKNENIDALVVIGGNGSLTGARNFGMEYDFPCIGLPGTIDNDLYGTDSTIGYDTTMNTIMECVDRIRDTANSHERIFFVEVMGRDAGFLAQNSAIASGAEAAIIPEDMTDVDQLAQFMNRGIRKSKKSCIVIVSESPKCGALYYADRVKKEFPDYDVRVSILGHLQRGGSPSAHDRILASRTGVGAIEAIMQGQRNVMVGVRNNEIVYVPFSECIRTDKPFDKKLIKVLDELSI from the coding sequence ATGGTAAAAATTAAAACAGTAGGTATTTTGACTTCAGGAGGTGACGCTCCTGGTATGAATGCAGCCATACGTGCCGTTACGCGCGCAGGTATATATAATGGTTTTATGATAAAGGGTATATATCGTGGCTATGACGGACTGATAAAAGGCGAAGTAGAGACACTTACCACCGAGAACGTATCAGGCATCATTACTCGTGGCGGCACTATTCTGAAAACTGCCCGCTCAAAAGAATTTATGACCAAAGAGGGAATGGACAAGGCATACCAGACCTGTAAGAACGAGAATATCGACGCCCTTGTGGTGATAGGTGGAAACGGCTCGCTCACTGGTGCCCGGAATTTCGGAATGGAATATGACTTCCCTTGTATCGGTCTTCCCGGAACTATCGATAATGACCTGTATGGTACCGATTCAACAATTGGCTATGACACCACGATGAACACTATCATGGAGTGTGTTGACCGCATTCGCGATACTGCAAATTCTCACGAGCGCATCTTCTTTGTTGAAGTAATGGGCCGTGATGCCGGTTTCCTAGCCCAAAACTCAGCAATTGCTAGCGGTGCTGAAGCAGCCATTATTCCTGAGGACATGACAGATGTTGACCAGTTGGCACAGTTTATGAACCGCGGTATCCGAAAGTCAAAGAAATCGTGCATCGTCATCGTGTCGGAAAGTCCTAAGTGCGGCGCTCTTTACTATGCCGATCGCGTAAAGAAAGAATTTCCCGATTATGACGTGCGTGTGTCAATCCTCGGTCATCTGCAGCGTGGTGGTTCTCCTTCAGCTCACGACCGAATTCTGGCGAGTCGTACCGGTGTAGGAGCCATCGAGGCCATTATGCAGGGACAGCGCAACGTGATGGTGGGTGTACGCAACAACGAGATTGTTTACGTGCCGTTCTCAGAATGTATTCGTACCGATAAGCCATTCGACAAAAAACTAATCAAAGTGCTCGACGAACTGAGCATCTAA
- the nhaD gene encoding sodium:proton antiporter NhaD: MTLIIVLLLIFGYLLIATGHLTGVNKAAIAMFIGTVGWVVYIGWGTDFVMKLHAEEYLAWLGDSTHSSDNVKSFIYDNIFLKYVGKAASIVMFLVATMSIVEILNNNGCFDFINEWIRTRNSKRLLWTLTLATFLISANLDNLTTATLMLVIMRGIVNSRQQRMLIGSAIVLAANAGGSFTVIGDPIGLILWEDGAVTPTTFSAYLALPALTAWVVTTALVNRQLPERLDIEWGGAPYRGNDTRLNRWQRLLMLVVGIGGMWFIPTFHTITHLSPFLGALCVLSVLWVVNEAFNRKLMQADQMAQRRIPRALQYGAIQQILFTMGIMLAMGVLTESGVLGDIADWIIHFLNGNVWAIGLCSGVLSSVVDTFTVAMTNVSFFPVASGHFDINGPYWLIIAFSTAIGGTLLPVGSTSGVALMNTERMHFVWYLRHLTPKVLLGFAAGMLVLYLETIFM; this comes from the coding sequence ATGACACTCATAATTGTTCTATTGCTCATCTTCGGTTATCTGCTGATAGCCACAGGTCATCTAACAGGAGTAAACAAGGCTGCCATTGCAATGTTTATCGGTACTGTGGGATGGGTGGTTTATATAGGTTGGGGCACCGACTTTGTGATGAAGCTTCATGCTGAGGAATACCTTGCCTGGCTGGGAGATTCAACACATTCGAGTGACAATGTGAAGAGTTTTATCTACGATAATATCTTCTTGAAATATGTGGGAAAGGCTGCCTCTATTGTCATGTTTCTCGTGGCCACTATGAGCATAGTGGAAATACTGAACAACAACGGCTGCTTCGATTTCATCAACGAGTGGATTCGCACCCGTAACTCCAAGCGTTTGCTATGGACACTCACTCTGGCAACATTTCTCATCTCGGCAAATCTTGACAACCTTACTACAGCCACACTTATGCTTGTTATCATGCGAGGCATCGTCAACAGTCGTCAGCAGCGTATGCTGATTGGCTCGGCTATTGTCCTCGCTGCCAATGCAGGAGGTTCGTTTACTGTGATAGGCGATCCCATAGGACTTATACTCTGGGAAGATGGGGCGGTGACGCCTACTACGTTCTCGGCCTATCTGGCTTTGCCTGCCCTCACTGCATGGGTGGTGACAACGGCTCTTGTGAACCGTCAGTTGCCTGAGCGACTTGATATAGAGTGGGGAGGCGCTCCCTATCGTGGCAACGATACCCGCCTGAACCGTTGGCAGCGACTGCTCATGCTGGTGGTAGGCATAGGCGGCATGTGGTTTATCCCCACCTTCCATACCATTACCCATCTTTCACCATTTCTGGGCGCTCTCTGCGTGCTATCGGTGCTATGGGTGGTGAACGAGGCCTTCAACAGAAAACTGATGCAAGCCGACCAGATGGCACAACGACGCATACCACGTGCTTTGCAATACGGGGCTATTCAGCAGATACTCTTCACCATGGGTATCATGCTCGCTATGGGAGTGCTCACAGAATCGGGCGTATTGGGTGATATAGCCGACTGGATCATTCATTTCCTCAACGGCAATGTCTGGGCTATTGGATTATGCTCAGGAGTACTCTCATCGGTTGTCGATACCTTCACGGTAGCCATGACCAACGTGTCGTTCTTCCCAGTGGCCAGTGGCCATTTCGATATAAACGGTCCTTACTGGCTTATCATAGCCTTCTCGACAGCCATAGGTGGTACACTGCTCCCTGTAGGCTCTACAAGTGGCGTGGCGTTGATGAACACAGAGCGAATGCATTTCGTATGGTATCTGCGTCATCTCACTCCCAAAGTATTGCTAGGCTTTGCGGCAGGCATGTTGGTGCTCTATCTTGAAACGATATTCATGTAA